A genomic segment from Corylus avellana chromosome ca5, CavTom2PMs-1.0 encodes:
- the LOC132183289 gene encoding uncharacterized GPI-anchored protein At4g28100, with translation MASLMAVFRSFVWLWFMAHYARAGFLSEPANQGGYLVPAYPVQTQTQTCRLDLSAELFGGVSEACGKNLDRSRCCPVLAAWLFAAHARTALQVSSAAPEPAPESDLPMMPDDSQRCVNALQSSLLSRGIRIPQPNASCDAILCFCGIRLHQISSLSCPAAFNVTGFHNATPTASVKNLEKNCRNSSYSGCTKCLGALQKLKGGYKNGTGDKPTTERASKMFNRDCQLMGLTWLLARNKTAYIPTVSAVLRAIMYSAHPPHESTCSPDQENMPLAVDSLQFEMAQSSSSPSIFWFPILPLIILVSLFV, from the exons ATGGCGTCGCTTATGGCCGTTTTTAggtcttttgtttggttgtggTTCATGGCTCACTACGCTCGCGCCGGTTTTCTTTCTGAACCGGCTAACCAAGGTGGGTACTTGGTCCCGGCCTACCCGGTTCAGACCCAGACCCAGACCTGCCGGCTAGACCTCTCAGCCGAGCTCTTCGGCGGGGTGAGCGAAGCCTGCGGGAAGAACCTGGACCGGAGCCGCTGCTGCCCCGTCTTAGCAGCGTGGCTCTTCGCGGCTCACGCCAGGACGGCTCTCCAGGTGTCGTCGGCGGCTCCAGAGCCGGCGCCGGAATCCGACCTCCCGATGATGCCGGACGACTCTCAGAGGTGCGTGAACGCGCTGCAGAGCTCGCTGCTGAGCCGTGGCATTCGGATTCCGCAGCCGAACGCTAGCTGCGACGCTATTCTTTGCTTCTGCGGGATTCGGCTCCACCAGATCAGCTCGCTGAGCTGCCCCGCGGCTTTCAACGTTACGGGTTTCCACAATGCGACCCCCACGGCTTCCGTCAAGAATTTGGAGAAGAATTGCCGGAATTCTTCTTACTCCGGCTGTACCAAGTGCCTTGGGGCTCTTCAAAAG CTCAAGGGCGGGTACAAAAACGGGACGGGGGACAAGCCCACAACAGAGAGGGCGAGCAAGATGTTCAACAGGGACTGCCAGCTCATGGGGCTGACGTGGCTGCTCGCCCGGAACAAAACGGCGTACATTCCAACGGTCTCGGCTGTGTTGCGGGCCATCATGTACAGCGCGCACCCCCCACACGAGTCCACGTGCAGCCCGGACCAAGAGAACATGCCGCTGGCCGTTGATTCCCTGCAGTTCGAGATGGCCCAGTCCTCATCTTCACCGTCCATTTTTTGGTTTCCCATTTTGCCCCTAATCATTTTGGTTTCTCTGTTTGTCTAG